A genomic window from Nitrospirota bacterium includes:
- a CDS encoding STAS-like domain-containing protein: MESFGTRAAARPVKIKLQNLAALCPDQKIFVDFSDVPVISSSFADEVLGKLFLELGPLAFMQKFEVVNTSDTVRGLVDRAIAQRAAKGRVED, from the coding sequence GTGGAATCATTTGGGACAAGAGCCGCAGCTAGACCAGTTAAGATCAAGCTGCAAAACCTAGCTGCGCTATGTCCTGACCAGAAGATCTTTGTCGACTTCTCGGACGTGCCAGTCATCTCCAGCAGCTTTGCGGACGAGGTACTGGGGAAACTGTTTCTGGAACTTGGCCCGCTTGCTTTTATGCAGAAATTTGAAGTTGTGAATACTTCCGACACCGTGAGAGGTTTGGTCGACAGGGCGATTGCTCAGAGGGCAGCGAAGGGTAGGGTCGAAGACTAG
- a CDS encoding molybdopterin-dependent oxidoreductase → MRFSRRTILKAGSLGILAGLTGGCDSVGSVFGRMFAMPPRETVYFTPNAKFYVVNYMDSPFNVSRDVNVEQWRVHVKGEVKKPVSLGWRDILNRDAFDQVVTLMCIDTLPGGDSLGNAQWRGISLKQLLEDVGADEETARDVVFRAADGYEDSIPFARAVQDDVMLAYLMNGEKLPKEHGFPLRLIVPGLYGIKNVKWITEIEVYNGDFKGYWQRKGWTDDGTIKIFSRIDSPGHYQALKGPEQTFRGIAFGGPNSIAKVELSFDGGKTWQQTELEPPMSPYSWVIWNHRWRPPKAGKFQVVVRATDTKGQLQIAEIVRPQPAGASGYHTIVADIEQV, encoded by the coding sequence ATGAGGTTCTCCCGCCGCACGATCTTGAAAGCCGGAAGCCTCGGCATCCTGGCCGGTCTGACCGGCGGCTGCGACTCCGTGGGCAGCGTGTTCGGCCGCATGTTCGCCATGCCCCCGCGCGAGACCGTCTACTTCACGCCCAACGCCAAGTTCTACGTCGTCAACTACATGGACTCCCCGTTCAACGTCTCGCGGGACGTGAACGTCGAACAGTGGCGCGTGCACGTCAAGGGAGAGGTGAAGAAGCCCGTCTCCCTCGGCTGGCGCGACATCCTCAACCGCGATGCGTTCGACCAGGTCGTCACGCTCATGTGCATCGACACGCTCCCCGGCGGCGACAGCCTCGGGAACGCCCAGTGGCGCGGCATCTCGCTCAAGCAGCTCCTGGAGGACGTGGGCGCCGACGAGGAAACGGCGCGCGACGTGGTCTTCCGCGCGGCCGACGGCTACGAGGACAGCATCCCCTTCGCCCGCGCCGTGCAGGATGACGTCATGCTCGCCTACCTGATGAACGGCGAGAAGCTCCCCAAGGAGCACGGCTTTCCGCTGCGGCTCATCGTGCCCGGCCTCTACGGGATCAAGAACGTGAAGTGGATCACCGAGATCGAGGTCTACAACGGGGACTTCAAAGGCTACTGGCAGCGGAAGGGCTGGACCGACGACGGCACGATCAAGATCTTCTCCCGCATCGACTCGCCCGGCCACTACCAGGCGCTCAAGGGGCCGGAGCAGACCTTCCGGGGCATCGCCTTCGGCGGACCGAACAGCATCGCGAAGGTCGAATTGAGCTTCGACGGCGGCAAGACCTGGCAGCAGACCGAGCTGGAGCCGCCCATGTCCCCCTACTCCTGGGTCATCTGGAATCATCGCTGGCGCCCGCCCAAGGCCGGCAAGTTCCAGGTGGTCGTCCGCGCCACCGACACGAAGGGCCAGCTCCAGATCGCCGAGATCGTCCGTCCCCAGCCGGCCGGCGCCTCCGGCTACCACACGATCGTCGCCGACATCGAACAGGTGTGA
- a CDS encoding DUF3313 domain-containing protein, with product MTAWLPFALVAALLFGCAPTKQARSMETSGFLGDLYPKMRKGEDGEGLLVYRNPKIALIPRGTYKKILLDPVQIWGEAASDPAKQKEMQQVADMLHGLIYKSLSKDYEMVSTPGPHTLRLQAALTRADKANVVLRAVSAVPAPMNVLALGSVLKNAGTGKPLFVGEISVEARFLDAQSGEVLAASADRRVGNKRLDADSFDSWDDVYKAMEFWAELMRFRLCEQRGGNNCVKPKG from the coding sequence ATGACCGCCTGGCTGCCGTTCGCCCTTGTCGCTGCCCTGCTCTTCGGTTGCGCGCCCACGAAACAGGCGCGATCCATGGAAACCTCCGGTTTTCTGGGCGACCTCTACCCGAAAATGCGCAAGGGCGAAGACGGCGAGGGATTGCTGGTCTACAGGAACCCGAAGATCGCCCTGATCCCCCGGGGCACCTACAAAAAGATCCTCCTGGACCCGGTCCAGATCTGGGGCGAGGCGGCAAGCGACCCGGCCAAGCAGAAGGAGATGCAGCAGGTGGCGGACATGCTGCACGGCCTGATCTACAAGAGCCTGTCGAAGGACTATGAAATGGTCTCCACCCCCGGCCCGCACACCCTGCGTCTCCAGGCGGCGCTGACCAGGGCGGACAAGGCCAACGTCGTGCTGCGCGCCGTCTCCGCCGTGCCCGCCCCGATGAACGTGCTGGCGCTGGGCTCCGTGCTGAAAAACGCCGGCACCGGCAAGCCCCTCTTCGTCGGCGAGATCAGCGTCGAAGCCAGGTTCCTCGACGCCCAGAGCGGCGAAGTGCTGGCCGCCTCGGCGGACCGCCGGGTCGGCAACAAGCGCCTGGATGCGGACTCCTTCGACTCCTGGGACGACGTCTACAAGGCCATGGAGTTCTGGGCCGAGCTGATGCGCTTCAGACTCTGCGAGCAGCGGGGCGGGAACAACTGCGTCAAACCCAAAGGTTGA
- a CDS encoding helix-turn-helix domain-containing protein: protein MRALAVSAQETLRLRVVRVVQAGMSQAEAARVFGVSRQSVNAWEHRRREGACGR, encoded by the coding sequence ATGCGCGCGCTTGCTGTTTCGGCCCAGGAGACTCTCCGTCTGAGGGTCGTCCGGGTTGTGCAGGCGGGGATGTCCCAGGCCGAAGCGGCGCGAGTCTTTGGGGTCTCCCGCCAGTCGGTCAACGCCTGGGAGCACCGGCGGCGCGAGGGGGCCTGCGGGCGGTAA
- a CDS encoding IS630 family transposase: MELKPYQAAITVRLITDRCPDQLKLPFVLWTREAVQDLIARRFGVRPSVWTVGRYLRRWGFTPQKPLRRAYEQNPAAVCRWLKKPYPAIRALAQRERATIFWGDETGMRSDHQAGRSWGRRGQTPVIPGTGQRFRCNMISAITSRGKLAFMVFKGRFTAAGCVTFLRRLIRHARRKVFVIVDAHPVHQAAAVDGWVARHRRQIRLFFLPGYSPELNPDEYLNHDVKTNAVGRTRPRHPGELMANVRRFMWSTQRQPEKVRRYFRHPHVRYAATGTVKHFCSR; the protein is encoded by the coding sequence TTGGAACTGAAGCCGTACCAGGCGGCGATCACGGTTCGGCTGATCACCGACCGTTGCCCAGACCAGCTCAAGTTGCCGTTTGTGTTGTGGACCCGCGAGGCGGTACAGGACTTGATCGCTCGCCGGTTCGGCGTCCGCCCTTCTGTGTGGACCGTGGGGAGGTATCTGCGGCGGTGGGGCTTCACCCCCCAGAAACCCTTGCGCCGAGCCTACGAGCAGAACCCAGCGGCCGTGTGCCGCTGGCTCAAGAAGCCGTATCCAGCCATCCGAGCACTGGCACAACGGGAGCGCGCGACGATCTTCTGGGGCGACGAGACGGGGATGCGTTCCGACCACCAGGCCGGCCGCTCCTGGGGCCGACGCGGGCAGACGCCCGTGATCCCCGGAACGGGCCAGCGCTTTCGGTGCAACATGATCTCGGCGATTACCAGCCGAGGGAAACTGGCCTTCATGGTCTTCAAGGGCCGCTTCACGGCCGCGGGGTGTGTGACGTTTCTGCGGCGGTTGATCCGTCATGCCAGGCGGAAGGTATTCGTGATCGTCGACGCGCATCCAGTCCATCAGGCGGCTGCCGTGGACGGGTGGGTGGCGCGGCACCGGCGGCAGATTCGCCTGTTCTTCCTGCCCGGGTACAGCCCCGAGCTCAACCCGGACGAGTACCTCAACCACGACGTCAAGACCAATGCGGTGGGACGGACCCGTCCTCGGCACCCGGGAGAGCTGATGGCCAACGTCCGGCGCTTCATGTGGAGTACCCAGCGGCAACCGGAGAAGGTCCGCCGCTACTTTCGGCATCCGCACGTTCGCTACGCGGCGACCGGAACTGTCAAACATTTCTGCTCCCGGTAA
- a CDS encoding ATP-grasp domain-containing protein yields MKPLRVLVLMHEDLIPPEKPGEGVDLKTAEWKTEYDVVTTLRDMGHEVRPLGLRSDLRVVRQAVDEWKPDIAFNLLEEFDGVAIYDQNVISYLELLKIPYTGCNPRGLMLSRDKSLTKKILSYHRIPSPDFFLCPLGETVKRPKRLGFPLIVKSVSEEASLGISQASIVEDDEKLKERVSFIHNSVGTGALVERYIEGRELYVGVLGNRQLQVLPVWELNMDRMPEECRRIATERVKWSHKYQTKYGITSGPAKDLPNGLTGEIQRLAKRIYRILGLSGYARIDLRLDPTGKLYVLEANPNAQIAHDEDFAESAARAGISYQTILQRILDMGLRWRPGHIP; encoded by the coding sequence ATGAAGCCGCTCCGCGTCCTGGTGCTCATGCACGAAGACCTGATCCCGCCGGAGAAGCCCGGGGAGGGCGTGGACCTCAAGACCGCCGAGTGGAAGACGGAGTATGACGTCGTGACCACGCTCCGTGACATGGGGCACGAGGTGCGGCCCCTGGGTCTGCGCAGCGACCTCCGCGTGGTCCGGCAGGCCGTGGACGAGTGGAAGCCGGACATCGCCTTCAACCTCCTGGAGGAGTTCGACGGGGTGGCGATCTACGATCAGAACGTCATCTCGTACCTCGAGCTCCTGAAGATCCCCTACACCGGCTGCAATCCCCGCGGCCTCATGCTGTCCCGCGACAAGAGCCTGACGAAGAAGATCCTCTCCTATCACCGCATCCCCAGCCCTGATTTCTTCCTGTGTCCCCTAGGCGAGACGGTCAAGCGGCCCAAGCGCCTGGGCTTTCCCCTGATCGTAAAGTCGGTCTCCGAGGAAGCGTCATTGGGCATCTCCCAGGCCTCGATCGTGGAGGACGACGAGAAGCTCAAGGAGCGGGTCAGCTTCATCCACAACAGCGTGGGGACCGGCGCGCTCGTGGAACGGTACATCGAAGGCCGCGAGCTCTACGTGGGCGTCCTGGGGAACCGGCAGTTGCAGGTCTTGCCGGTCTGGGAGCTGAACATGGACAGGATGCCCGAGGAGTGCCGGCGCATCGCCACCGAGCGGGTCAAGTGGAGCCACAAGTACCAGACCAAGTACGGGATCACCTCCGGGCCGGCGAAGGACCTGCCCAACGGCCTGACGGGGGAGATCCAGCGGCTCGCGAAGCGCATCTACCGCATCCTGGGGCTGAGCGGCTACGCGCGCATTGATCTGCGGCTCGATCCGACCGGAAAGCTCTACGTCCTGGAAGCCAACCCCAACGCCCAGATCGCGCACGACGAGGACTTTGCCGAGTCGGCGGCGCGGGCCGGCATTTCCTACCAGACCATCCTGCAGCGCATCCTCGACATGGGCCTGCGCTGGCGGCCCGGCCATATTCCGTGA